The Rhizobium leguminosarum genome includes a window with the following:
- a CDS encoding IS6 family transposase, with translation MSFKRHRFPPRIVSHAVWLYLRFNLSLRDVEEMLLERGIDVSYETVRRWIAKFGLQIARNLRRRQARPGDIWYLDEVVVKCAGEKFWLWRAVDQHGTALEEILQKRRDKRAAKRVLVALMKRYGFAPKRIITDKLRSYGAAKAEVAPGLDHWSHKGLNNRAENSHLPFRKRERTMQGHRSPGTLQRFVSMHSATRNCFSVPSRRRAAQTIRYHRLEAFDAWKIAACVA, from the coding sequence ATCAGCTTCAAGCGTCACCGTTTTCCGCCACGGATCGTTTCTCACGCGGTCTGGCTTTATTTGCGGTTCAACCTTAGTCTGCGTGACGTTGAGGAAATGCTGCTCGAGCGTGGAATCGACGTGTCATACGAGACAGTCCGCCGCTGGATCGCCAAGTTCGGACTCCAGATCGCACGCAACTTGCGGCGGCGGCAGGCGCGCCCCGGCGATATTTGGTATCTGGACGAAGTCGTTGTGAAATGCGCTGGAGAGAAATTCTGGCTCTGGCGTGCGGTCGATCAACATGGCACCGCTCTCGAAGAGATATTGCAGAAGCGGCGTGATAAAAGGGCAGCGAAGCGCGTGCTGGTGGCGTTAATGAAGCGCTATGGCTTTGCTCCCAAACGGATCATCACCGATAAGCTCCGCTCCTACGGTGCAGCAAAGGCGGAAGTGGCACCCGGCCTTGACCATTGGTCGCACAAGGGCCTCAATAATCGGGCCGAGAACAGCCATCTGCCGTTTCGAAAACGGGAACGAACCATGCAAGGCCACCGATCACCAGGCACGTTGCAACGGTTCGTCTCCATGCACTCAGCGACCCGCAATTGCTTTTCAGTCCCGTCCCGTCGCCGCGCCGCGCAAACAATTCGCTACCATCGGCTCGAAGCTTTCGATGCATGGAAAATTGCGGCCTGTGTCGCCTGA
- the fni gene encoding type 2 isopentenyl-diphosphate Delta-isomerase translates to MSDTALSRRKDDQLDIVLAQRTAPATVAGGWEYIHFEHCALPELDLTQIDLRASLLGKTMRAPLLISSMTGGMPRAEAINRHLSEAAQALGIAMCVGSQRVSLQSSRNSQGLTRAVRRLAPDIPLLANIGAAQLREADGLDLARRAVDALEADALIVHLNPLQEMVQPEGDRDWRGVLAQIARAARCVGVPIVAKEVGSGLSASVACALVEAGVAVIDVAGAGGTSWAAVEGERARDTADRAVAMAFSDWGIPTPASVQAVRRALPTVKLIASGGIRDGVDVAKAIRLGADIAGQAAGVLGAATVSTEAVVAHFEIVIRQLAVACFCTGSADLAALRHARLLTSAHLPAG, encoded by the coding sequence ATGAGCGACACCGCCCTGAGCCGGCGCAAGGACGACCAGCTGGACATTGTGCTGGCCCAGCGAACGGCGCCGGCCACGGTCGCCGGCGGCTGGGAGTACATCCATTTCGAACACTGCGCATTGCCCGAGTTGGACCTGACGCAGATCGACCTGCGCGCCTCGCTGCTGGGCAAGACCATGCGCGCGCCGCTGCTGATCAGTTCCATGACCGGCGGCATGCCACGCGCCGAGGCCATCAACCGGCATCTGAGCGAGGCAGCGCAAGCCTTGGGGATCGCCATGTGCGTCGGTTCGCAGCGCGTGAGCCTGCAATCATCGCGTAACTCCCAGGGGCTGACGCGCGCGGTGCGCCGCCTGGCCCCAGATATTCCCTTGCTGGCCAATATCGGCGCCGCGCAACTGCGCGAGGCAGACGGTCTGGATCTGGCGCGCCGGGCGGTGGATGCGCTGGAGGCCGATGCACTCATCGTCCATCTCAATCCTCTGCAGGAAATGGTACAGCCGGAGGGCGACCGCGACTGGCGCGGCGTCCTGGCGCAGATCGCTCGCGCTGCACGCTGCGTGGGCGTGCCGATCGTGGCCAAGGAAGTGGGGTCGGGCCTATCCGCCTCGGTGGCCTGTGCGCTCGTCGAGGCGGGCGTGGCGGTGATTGATGTGGCCGGCGCCGGCGGCACCAGTTGGGCCGCGGTGGAGGGCGAGCGCGCCCGCGATACCGCCGACCGTGCAGTTGCGATGGCGTTCTCCGATTGGGGGATCCCGACCCCGGCCAGCGTGCAGGCGGTACGTCGGGCGCTGCCAACGGTGAAGCTGATCGCGTCGGGCGGGATCCGCGATGGCGTGGATGTGGCCAAGGCCATCCGTCTGGGCGCGGACATCGCCGGGCAGGCGGCCGGCGTGCTGGGCGCGGCGACCGTGTCCACCGAGGCGGTTGTCGCACATTTCGAGATCGTCATCCGCCAGTTGGCGGTCGCCTGCTTCTGCACCGGCTCGGCTGATCTGGCGGCGCTGCGTCACGCGCGCTTGTTGACCTCGGCGCATCTGCCCGCCGGTTGA